The Sorex araneus isolate mSorAra2 chromosome 5, mSorAra2.pri, whole genome shotgun sequence genome has a segment encoding these proteins:
- the ZC3H12A gene encoding endoribonuclease ZC3H12A produces the protein MSLWDLEDGHSSQGTGRPAPAPSPDEAWAAEMQMKVDFFRKLGYSSAEIHSVLQKLGVQADTNMVLGELVKHGSAAERERQASPDPGPQLPLVPRGGGPPKAPTLEPSPPEEDKDGSDLRPVVIDGSNVAMSHGNKEVFSCRGILLAVNWFLERGHADITVFVPSWRKEQPRPDVPITDQHILRELEKKKILVFTPSRRVGGKRVVCYDDRFIVKLAYESDGVVVSNDTYRDLQGERQEWKRFIEERLLMYSFVNDKFMPPDDPLGRHGPSLDNFLRKKPLPAEHRKQPCPYGRKCTYGIKCRFFHPERPSRPQRSVADELRANALLVPPRAVGKDKSGRRPSPSPQPGSLTTEREDGKKVGVQASPGPHREGLTQTFAPASRSLPPSGGSYGPTDWVPQTLDSLPYTSQDCLDSGIGSLESQMSELWVGRGGSSGEPGPLRGPYPGYSPYGAEPLAPSAFPAVRRPVGTGHFSVPADYAPPSAAFPPREYWSEPYQLPPPTPVLQEPPTPGPGVDRGSWAGVGSLAKERASVYTKLCGVFPQHLVEAVMGRFPQLLDPQQLAAEIVSYKCPHLAE, from the exons atgaGTCTGTGGGACCTGGAAGACGGCCACAGCAGCCAAGGCACCGGCCGGCCAGCCCCGGCGCCCAGCCCGGACGAGGCATGGGCCGCGGAGATGCAGATGAAGGTGGATTTTTTCCGAAAGCTCGGCTACTCCTCTGCCGAGATCCACAGCGTCCTGCAGAAGCTGGGCGTCCAGGCTGACACCAACATGGTGCTGGGTGAACTGGTGAAGCATGGGTCAGCAGCCGAGCGCGAGCGCCAGGCCTCCCCAGACCCTGGCCCACAGCTCCCTCTGGTCCCTCGCGGAGGAGGGCCCCCCAAAGCGCCCACCCTGGAGCCCTCTCCCCCCGAAGAGGACAAGGACGGCAGTGACTTGAGACCTGTGGTCATCGATGGGAGCAACGTGGCCATGAG ccACGGGAACAAGGAGGTCTTCTCCTGCCGGGGCATCCTGCTGGCGGTGAACTGGTTCCTGGAGCGGGGCCACGCGGACATCACGGTGTTCGTCCCGTCCTGGAGGAAGGAGCAGCCGAGGCCGGACGTGCCCATCACAG accaGCACATCCTGCGGGAGCTGGAGAAGAAGAAGATCCTGGTGTTCACGCCCTCGCGGCGCGTGGGGGGCAAGCGGGTGGTGTGCTACGACGACCGCTTCATCGTCAAGCTGGCCTACGAGTCCGACGGCGTGGTGGTCTCCAACGACACCTACCGCGACCTGCAGGGCGAGCGGCAGGAGTGGAAGCGCTTCATCGAGGAGCGGCTGCTCATGTACTCCTTCGTCAACGACAA GTTCATGCCCCCCGATGACCCCTTGGGCCGCCATGGGCCAAGCCTGGACAATTTCCTGCGGAAGAAGCCACTCCCGGCGGAGCACCGGAAGCAGCCCTGTCCCTACG GGAGGAAGTGCACCTATGGGATCAAGTGCCGGTTCTTCCACCCCGAGCGTCCCAGCCGGCCCCAGCGCTCCGTGGCCGACGAGCTGCGTGCCAACGCCCTCCTCGTGCCCCCGAGGGCCGTGGGCAAGGACAAGAGCGGCCGCCGGCCCTCCCCTTCACCCCAGCCCGGCTCTCTGACCACAGAGCGTGAGGACGGGAAGAAGGTGGGGGTCCAGGCGTCCCCAGGGCCCCACCGGGAGGGTCTGACACAGACCTTCGCCCCAGCCAGCAGGAGCCTCCCGCCCAGCGGGGGCAGCTATGGGCCCACGGACTGGGTCCCGCAGACGCTGGACTCCCTCCCGTACACCTCCCAGGACTGCCTGGACTCCGGCATCGGTTCCCTGGAGAGCCAGATGTCGGAACTGTGGGTGGGGCGTGGAGGCAGCTCTGGGGAGCCCGGCCCGCTGCGGGGCCCGTACCCCGGGTACAGCCCCTATGGGGCTGAGCCCCTGGCCCCCTCGGCCTTCCCTGCCGTTAGACGGCCTGTGGGCACCGGCCACTTCAGTGTCCCTGCCGACTACGCGCCCCCATCGGCCGCCTTTCCGCCCCGAGAGTACTGGTCAGAGCCCTACCagctgccgccccccacccccgtgctgcAGGAGCCCCCCACGCCAGGCCCCGGGGTCGACAGGGGCTCGTGGGCCGGGGTGGGCAGCCTGGCCAAGGAGCGAGCCAGCGTGTACACCAAGCTGTGCGGTGTCTTCCCCCAACACCTGGTGGAGGCGGTGATGGGGCGCTTCCCACAGCTCCTGGACCCCCAGCAGCTGGCCGCCGAGATCGTCTCATACAAGTGCCCACACCTTGCTGAGTAA